The following proteins come from a genomic window of Triticum aestivum cultivar Chinese Spring chromosome 6A, IWGSC CS RefSeq v2.1, whole genome shotgun sequence:
- the LOC123129920 gene encoding disease resistance protein RGA5: MEFATGAMSSLLPKLGELLVEEYDLQNSVKQGIKDLREELLMMQAALVKVSNVPLEDLDPVVRIWANDVRELSFAIEDSLDSFMVRVVGLEPTKPHTFLGFIKETKSKVTKLKVRREIAKNIKGVKIQVKEAKERYDRYKDVISDASVATKVDPRLLTLYNKVSNLVGIDEAIDELTKRLSKSDDVAQQQPKTVSVVGFGGLGKTTLVKAIYDNLKKEFDCGGFVIVGRNPDQKKVLRDILHELDKHKHITESKMDERQLIDQLQEFLADKRYLIVIDDIWDVSTWEMIKCALADSNSGSRVITTTRIHEVAKKVGGVYNMKPLSDDNSKKLFHSRIFGDEGTSLDDQSDELSDNFFGECGGVPLAIITLASFLVSKPRGVWCKVFDSIGFGQEHNEAIQNTRQILSFSYYDLPFHLKTCLLHLSGYPEDIFIPKNTVIWKWVAEGFIPMGQEISAFELGQSYYNDLINRSMIQSIEPDSMEMIDGCRVHDIVLDLIRTLSREVNFVTILDKVQHNTCSASTSMSTRRLAIHGGSIGHMDMGYVRSFNVIRSVGLVLPPLLSFKVLRVLALEYCDFPVGGCNFDHLGKLVQLRYLGMMGTPVTELPSDLGHHLKFLQALNIKHTGIKELPSSVGELTKLMCLHAFEGTRMMGSIGKLTSLEELELHHVDKSPDFTTELGKLTQLRVLEIYFDEMDESVHRALAKSLCNLHRVQTLKIWVEQDESVQVDWWEVWAPPSDLRQLSLSGMILPRRPSWMEPSCLPHISYLWFEVGELKAQDLQILGRLKSLRFLYLSANDEHTLSYTVGSHEFQNLTYLDTDIKIVCGEGALPMLEELECYASVGNDVGLARNMPFLKEVKYTLDSLDDCSGEEVEATEDALRHAAKTHPNHPKIKISRSDEESDDSDDDDNSDDGLEEVSSSDEKKYDEDGDGGSEEEVSGTDQESDDEDEGSKRVNNGDEEEEYDDDEDGGSEEEVSGTDQESKDDVAENISHLTIDKEAAAS, translated from the exons ATGGAGTTTGCTACGGGGGCGATGAGCTCTCTCCTCCCCAAGCTGGGGGAGCTGCTCGTAGAGGAGTACGACCTGCAGAATAGTGTGAAGCAGGGGATCAAGGACCTCCGGGAGGAGCTCTTGATGATGCAAGCTGCACTTGTGAAGGTGTCCAATGTGCCACTGGAAGATCTTGATCCCGTGGTCAGGATTTGGGCCAACGACGTCAGGGAGCTATCATTTGCCATCGAGGACAGCCTCGACTCCTTCATGGTTCGTGTGGTGGGTCTTGAGCCAACCAAGCCTCACACCTTCTTGGGGTTCATCAAGGAGACAAAGAGCAAGGTCACCAAGCTCAAGGTTCGCCGCGAAATAGCCAAGAACATCAAAGGCGTCAAAATCCAAGTTAAAGAGGCGAAGGAGAGGTACGATAGATACAAAGATGTTATCAGTGATGCAAGTGTTGCAACAAAGGTTGATCCCCGCCTCTTAACTCTGTACAACAAAGTATCTAACCTTGTCGGCATCGACGAGGCTATCGATGAGCTAACAAAGAGGCTGTCCAAGAGCGATGATGTGGCCCAGCAACAGCCCAAGACTGTTTCTGTCGTTGGATTTGGAGGACTGGGCAAGACAACTCTTGTTAAGGCAATATATGACAACCTTAAGAAGGAATTTGATTGTGGGGGTTTTGTTATAGTTGGTCGGAATCCTGACCAGAAGAAAGTCCTTAGAGACATCCTCCATGAACTTGACAAGCACAAGCACATCACTGAATCAAAAATGGATGAAAGACAACTCATCGACCAACTGCAAGAATTCCTTGCAGACAAGAG GTACCTAATTGTTATTGATGACATTTGGGATGTATCAACATGGGAAATGATTAAATGTGCATTGGCAGATAGTAACTCTGGAAGTAGAGTAATCACAACTACTCGTATTCATGAAGTTGCCAAAAAAGTTGGTGGTGTTTACAACATGAAACCACTTTCTGATGATAACTCCAAAAAGCTATTCCATAGCAGAATATTTGGAGATGAAGGTACAAGTCTTGATGATCAGTCAGATGAACTTTCTGATAATTTCTTCGGAGAATGTGGTGGTGTGCCATTGGCTATCATTACGTTAGCTAGCTTTCTTGTTAGTAAGCCAAGGGGTGTCTGGTGTAAGGTGTTTGACTCAATTGGTTTTGGTCAGGAACACAATGAAGCTATTCAAAACACAAGACAAATATTGTCTTTtagctattatgatctacctttccATTTGAAGACTTGTTTGTTGCACTTAAGTGGGTATCCAGAAGATATCTTCATTCCCAAAAATACGGTGATATGGAAGTGGGTAGCGGAAGGATTTATACCTATGGGTCAAGAGATCAGTGCATTTGAGCTGGGACAAAGCTACTATAATGATCTTATAAATAGGAGTATGATACAGTCAATAGAGCCAGACAGTATGGAGATGATAGATGGTTGCCGTGTTCACGACATTGTGCTCGATCTCATCCGCACCTTGTCAAGAGAAGTAAACTTTGTTACAATACTAGACAAGGTGCAACACAACACATGTTCGGCCAGCACAAGCATGAGCACTCGTAGGTTAGCCATACATGGTGGATCCATTGGCCATATGGATATGGGATATGTGAGGTCATTTAATGTTATCAGGTCTGTTGGTCTTGTTCTGCCTCCACTTCTGAGCTTTAAAGTATTACGAGTACTGGCCCTAGAGTACTGTGATTTCCCCGTAGGAGGTTGTAATTTTGATCATCTTGGGAAGTTGGTTCAGCTGAGGTACCTAGGGATGATGGGAACACCTGTTACTGAGCTCCCAAGTGACTTAGGGCATCATCTCAAGTTCTTGCAGGCACTGAATATTAAGCACACCGGCATAAAAGAATTACCATCTTCTGTAGGTGAGCTAACCAAGCTAATGTGTCTGCATGCTTTTGAGGGCACAAGGATGATGGGCAGTATAGGGAAGCTGACGTCCCTAGAAGAGCTAGAGCTACACCATGTCGACAAATCCCCAGACTTCACAACCGAGTTGGGAAAGCTGACACAGTTGAGGGTGCTCGAAATCTATTTCGACGAGATGGACGAGAGTGTGCATAGGGCTCTCGCCAAGTCTTTGTGCAACCTGCATAGAGTGCAGACTCTCAAGATCTGGGTTGAGCAGGATGAATCAGTTCAGGTTGATTGGTGGGAAGTGTGGGCTCCCCCTTCAGATCTCCGCCAGTTGTCATTGTCAGGCATGATTTTACCAAGGCGTCCATCGTGGATGGAACCTTCTTGTCTTCCACATATCTCCTACCTATGGTTCGAAGTGGGAGAGTTGAAAGCACAAGATCTACAAATCCTCGGGAGGTTGAAGTCACTTCGCTTTCTGTACCTATCAGCTAACGATGAACACACCCTATCATATACTGTTGGTAGCCATGAGTTCCAGAACTTGACATATCTTGACACAGACATAAAGATTGTATGTGGAGAGGGTGCATTGCCAATGCTTGAAGAATTGGAATGCTATGCTAGTGTGGGAAATGATGTTGGCTTGGCAAGAAATATGCCTTTCCTCAAGGAAGTCAAATACACGCTCGATTCCCTGGACGACTGTTCTGGTGAGGAGGTGGAGGCAACAGAGGACGCGCTGAGGCACGCTGCAAAAACGCACCCCAACCATCCCAAAATCAAGATATCAAGATCAGACGAAGAG TCTGATGATTCTGACGATGATGACAACAGTGATGACGGATTGGAGGAAGTGTCTTCATCAGATGAAAAAAAG TATGACGAGGATGGAGATGGCGGATCCGAGGAGGAGGTCTCAGGTACTGACCAAGAG TCAGATGACGAGGACGAAGGATCCAAGAGAGTTAACAAtggagatgaagaggaagag tatgacgatgatgaagatggcggatccGAGGAGGAGGTTTCCGGTACTGACCAAGAG TCAAAGGATGATGTGGCGGAAAATATATCTCATCTCACCATAGACAAGGAGGCGGCGGCGAGTTGA